From Quercus robur chromosome 8, dhQueRobu3.1, whole genome shotgun sequence:
tctCTGCAATTGTGTTGggatatttttattagatggcACAAGAATCTCAAAATGTTGAGGAGCCAATGTGGCCTCCCCACATTGAAAAAATCTTCATTGATATTATGGTGGATGAACAACAAAAGGAGAATATGGAACATGGTATTTTTAAGGCTACAACTTGGCTATCAATTACGAATGCCCTAAATGAGCAAACGGGGAAGAGTTTTCACCCTAAGCAAGTGATTCAGAGGCATAATAGGCTTAGGCAAAAGCAGAGAAAGTGGAGCCAGCTTTTGAGCCATACTAGGTTAGGGTGGGATGAGACAACCCAAACAGTTATTGCTTCTGAGGAGGTGTGGGCGCATATGGCTGCGGTATGTTAGATTTACTACCCTAATTCCTTGGTAAAATGTtcttaattttctattttgtattagTATGATTTTGATGTACATCTTATCATTTCAAGTTGATCATAAAGCAAATGCATTACGAAAGAGTGGATGTCCTAACTATGACAAACTATGGCAGCTGTTTGCTCATAATGCTGCAACCGATGCCtttcaaatttcattaaacACACTAGCCCCAAATAGTGATGAAGAGCATGCTCCAGAGGAGGAAATTGCCAATGAGACTCGTCGTACCCAGTTGGGTGCCGATGATTGCTACAATCTTGACATGGAGGGCATAACCCAAGATGATCCCTTTGCTACGGAGCAAACCCAACGTGCGGATAAACGTCCCATTGAAGAGCCTATTGGCAAGGGAAAGAAGGTTGCCAAGAAAGCGGATAGGGCTAGTGACATGACCATTGCTCTTCAAGAGTACACTGTGTTGGCAAGGGAAcgttttaacaaaaaaaagagcaagTCTATGGGTAACTCCGACCATGTTGCACAATCTGCTAGTGGTGACGATCCTTCTTCCCTTGGGAGGACTTTAGAGATGCTGAACCAGTACAATGATCTTCATGATGACACCTATATTAACATCTCCAAGGTTctccaaaaaagagagagatgggtgGTGTTCATGGGCATGCCAGAATATAGGAGAAGAAGGTGGATGGAGCGCTATGCTCACGGCCCATAAAATTAATGGAGACTTCTTATTTCAGTTTATGTTGATTATTGTGATTCGGATGTGAATCACTTAGTTGTAGCTTTTAAGGACTTTATGTGTGTGCGTAGACAATCTTGGACTTTTGGTTGTATTTGCCTTATTCTGCTGAACACTTTTActtaa
This genomic window contains:
- the LOC126696646 gene encoding uncharacterized protein LOC126696646, coding for MAQESQNVEEPMWPPHIEKIFIDIMVDEQQKENMEHGIFKATTWLSITNALNEQTGKSFHPKQVIQRHNRLRQKQRKWSQLLSHTRLGWDETTQTVIASEEVWAHMAALFAHNAATDAFQISLNTLAPNSDEEHAPEEEIANETRRTQLGADDCYNLDMEGITQDDPFATEQTQRADKRPIEEPIGKGKKVAKKADRASDMTIALQEYTVLARERFNKKKSKSMGNSDHVAQSASGDDPSSLGRTLEMLNQYNDLHDDTYINISKVLQKRERWVVFMGMPEYRRRRWMERYAHGP